One Rhinoderma darwinii isolate aRhiDar2 unplaced genomic scaffold, aRhiDar2.hap1 Scaffold_541, whole genome shotgun sequence genomic region harbors:
- the LOC142722925 gene encoding speedy protein 1-B-like, with the protein MARKRKREMVTLHVDETSLTYMIDECRKRRKEHTLQPEERTAFYNLLDDEHIQLFLAKDICLRISDKYLLAMVLVYFKRAGLRTEEYRENFFASLFLANQFEEDEDFRDEIYAWALGSDWEVKTEELHHQRDQLLRRMDFRAWVARTTCDLIMAQDPFHWAWMRNRQIHHSWAIRASRRNKEEFYTRGPWKSALSCARCRNIILHPCMWKVERNIISRIDTAVDPETPIEVPD; encoded by the exons TTCGCTGACCTACATGATAGACGAGTGccggaagaggaggaaggagcataccctgcagccagaagaacggactgctttctacaatctcctcg atgatgagcacatccagctgtttttggccaaggacatCTGTTTGAGGATTTCGGACAAG tatctgctggccatggtcctcgtgtatttcaagagagccggactgcgtaccgaggaatacagagagaatttctttgcatctct atTTCTAGCGAACCAGTTTGAGGAGGACGAGGACTTCAGAGACGAGATCTACGCGTGGGCCTTAGGAAGTGACTGGGAAGTGAAGACAGAAGAGCTGCATCACCAACGCGACCAGTTGCTCCGCCGGATGGACTTTAGAGCGTGGGTGGCCCGGACCACATGTGATCTG ATCATGGCACAAGACCCTTTCCACTGGGCATGGATGAGAAACAGGCAAATCCATCACAGCTGGGCCATACGTGCGTCAAGGAGAAATAAAGAGGAGTTTTACACCCGAGGCCCATGGAAGAGCGCGCTGTCCTGTGCCCGTTGTAGAAACATCATTTTGCATCCGTGCATGTGGAAAGTGGAACGAAACATCATTAGCCGGATAGACACAGCAGTGGACCCGGAGACACCGATTGAGGTCCCTGACTAA